Proteins encoded together in one Yersinia mollaretii ATCC 43969 window:
- the mtr gene encoding tryptophan permease, with the protein MSMELSQPLSRPSVLGGAMIVAGTAVGAGMFSIPIVTAGVWFSGSVMLLIYTWACMLISGLMILEANLNYPTGASFHTMVQDLLGKVWSSINGLSITFVLYILTYAYISAGGSIISHTLQNVAGIGQTTAGFIFAVLVAFIVWLSTRAVDRLSTILIGGMVITFVMSVGDMFSHVESAVLFNQTDSSASYLPYALAALPYLLTSFGYHGNVPGLVKYYQKESKSVVQSLLFGTLIALVIYVLWQYAIQGNIARDAFKQVIADGGNIGSLLKQMDTVSARQATSQLLNAFSYMALASSFLGVSLGLFDYIADFFKFSDDRNGRTKSALITFVPPTIGALLFPDGFLYAIGFAGLAATIWAVIVPALMARASRRRFPQAAYRAPGGQVMIGFIILFGVINAVAHIAALLGILPVYA; encoded by the coding sequence CTGTCGATGGAATTATCCCAACCTTTGTCACGACCCTCCGTCCTTGGCGGCGCGATGATTGTCGCCGGAACCGCCGTGGGCGCAGGAATGTTCTCAATCCCCATCGTGACTGCGGGAGTGTGGTTTAGCGGCTCAGTGATGCTGCTGATTTATACTTGGGCCTGTATGCTGATTTCCGGCCTGATGATTCTGGAAGCAAACCTGAATTACCCCACAGGGGCCAGTTTTCACACCATGGTGCAAGATTTGCTCGGCAAGGTTTGGAGTAGCATTAATGGGTTGTCGATTACCTTTGTGCTCTACATCCTGACCTACGCCTATATCTCTGCTGGCGGCTCCATTATCTCCCATACACTGCAAAATGTGGCCGGCATTGGCCAGACCACGGCGGGCTTTATCTTTGCTGTATTGGTGGCATTTATCGTGTGGTTATCCACCCGCGCGGTGGATCGTCTGAGTACGATATTAATCGGCGGCATGGTTATCACCTTTGTTATGTCTGTCGGTGATATGTTTAGCCATGTGGAAAGTGCGGTTTTGTTCAATCAAACCGACAGTAGCGCCAGCTATTTGCCTTATGCGCTGGCGGCACTGCCCTACTTGCTGACCTCTTTTGGCTACCACGGCAATGTGCCAGGGCTGGTGAAATACTACCAAAAAGAGAGCAAATCCGTGGTGCAGAGCCTGCTGTTCGGCACCTTGATTGCATTGGTGATTTATGTGCTGTGGCAGTATGCCATTCAGGGCAATATTGCTCGGGATGCCTTCAAACAAGTGATTGCCGACGGCGGGAATATCGGCAGCTTGCTGAAACAGATGGATACCGTCTCAGCCCGTCAGGCCACCAGCCAGTTACTCAACGCTTTCTCTTATATGGCGCTGGCCAGCTCATTCTTGGGTGTCTCCCTTGGGTTGTTCGATTACATTGCGGATTTCTTTAAATTTTCCGATGATCGTAACGGGCGGACCAAATCAGCATTAATCACTTTTGTGCCGCCCACTATCGGTGCTCTGCTGTTCCCCGATGGCTTCTTGTACGCGATTGGTTTCGCGGGCTTAGCCGCCACTATTTGGGCGGTCATCGTGCCGGCACTGATGGCGCGCGCCAGTCGTCGTCGCTTCCCACAAGCCGCTTATCGAGCGCCGGGCGGGCAAGTGATGATTGGCTTTATTATCCTGTTTGGCGTGATTAATGCGGTGGCACATATTGCCGCGCTATTGGGTATTTTACCTGTGTATGCGTAA
- a CDS encoding cyclic di-GMP phosphodiesterase: MGSSSAFSRNILSRRHLVKKSVILALCFFICFVIITLSLLYRSSERKLTTQSDHIISYSSQFLNELTTTMSQLIPLSNKSCEQASSALHYRAAFTNGVRAFLLVRNDIAYCSSATGNMHVPVSVLYPELNVTQPLDFKIQQGTPMMPSKPAIGVWLREAGRGNTGVLATLELTLHPYLLMNYSDNQVNGLAIIIDELAVTTFDSKVIPISQLPTRAAREVQLPGYPIKVLIYHTSLTADDIRMTLLGGLLLAGLVGILAYYILIASQSAEAEILRGIRRGEFFVEYQPVFRSHDRTISGLEALIRWQHPIEGRISPDLFIPYAEAQHLIQPLTRHLFELIIRDCELMAHHIPVGTKLAFNISPVHLADDDFRKDVSHMLQQLNTDIFAPVFEITERGMVEEELAIKQFAWMRSQGVQIAVDDFGTGHSALIYLERFTLDYIKIDRGFVSTIGVNTVAAPVLDAVLMLAKKLNIETVAEGVETEQQLHYLAQHSVNYLQGYLLSKPLSVEALITFCHKQNS; the protein is encoded by the coding sequence ATGGGTTCAAGCAGTGCTTTCTCACGCAATATTCTATCCAGACGCCATCTTGTAAAAAAAAGTGTCATACTTGCACTCTGTTTTTTTATTTGTTTTGTCATTATTACGTTGTCATTACTTTATCGCAGCAGCGAGCGTAAATTAACAACACAAAGTGATCACATTATCTCCTACTCCTCCCAGTTCCTGAATGAACTGACGACCACGATGTCTCAGCTTATACCACTGAGCAACAAGAGCTGTGAGCAAGCCAGCTCCGCGCTTCACTATCGAGCCGCATTTACTAATGGTGTCAGGGCATTCTTATTGGTGAGAAATGATATTGCTTATTGCTCTTCGGCAACGGGTAATATGCATGTCCCGGTCAGCGTGTTATATCCCGAACTTAATGTCACCCAGCCGCTAGATTTTAAAATTCAGCAAGGCACACCTATGATGCCAAGCAAACCAGCCATTGGTGTTTGGCTGCGAGAGGCCGGTCGCGGTAATACCGGCGTATTAGCTACGCTGGAATTAACTTTGCACCCCTATTTGTTAATGAATTATTCTGATAATCAAGTCAACGGTTTAGCCATTATTATCGATGAATTAGCAGTCACAACTTTTGATTCTAAAGTCATACCGATCAGCCAGTTACCTACTAGGGCAGCCCGTGAAGTGCAATTACCCGGCTACCCAATTAAAGTCTTGATCTACCATACCAGTTTGACTGCGGATGATATTCGCATGACATTATTGGGCGGGCTGTTACTGGCAGGTTTGGTCGGGATTTTGGCTTATTATATTTTAATTGCCAGCCAAAGTGCTGAAGCGGAAATTTTGCGCGGTATTCGCCGTGGTGAATTCTTTGTTGAATATCAGCCAGTGTTTCGTTCACATGATCGCACAATATCTGGTCTGGAAGCACTCATTCGCTGGCAGCACCCAATTGAAGGGCGAATCTCACCGGACCTCTTTATTCCCTATGCAGAAGCTCAACATCTGATACAACCACTCACCCGGCATTTATTTGAGTTGATTATCAGGGACTGTGAGTTAATGGCGCACCACATTCCAGTCGGCACCAAGCTAGCTTTCAATATTTCCCCAGTCCATCTGGCAGATGACGATTTCCGCAAAGATGTCTCCCATATGTTGCAGCAATTAAATACCGATATCTTTGCGCCCGTATTTGAGATCACTGAGCGGGGCATGGTTGAAGAGGAGTTAGCCATTAAGCAATTTGCCTGGATGCGTTCACAAGGCGTGCAAATCGCCGTCGATGACTTTGGTACCGGTCATAGCGCCCTGATCTATTTAGAACGTTTTACGTTAGATTATATTAAAATTGATCGTGGGTTTGTCAGCACTATCGGCGTGAATACGGTGGCGGCACCAGTATTAGATGCCGTATTAATGTTGGCGAAGAAACTGAATATTGAAACTGTCGCCGAAGGGGTTGAGACTGAACAGCAACTCCACTATTTGGCGCAGCACAGCGTAAACTACCTGCAAGGTTATTTACTCAGCAAGCCGTTGTCTGTTGAGGCTTTAATCACATTTTGTCATAAACAAAATAGCTAA
- the yeiP gene encoding elongation factor P-like protein YeiP: MARANEIKRGMAVNLNGKLLLVKDIDVQSPSARGASTLYKMRFSDVRTGLKVEERFKGDEILDTITLTRRTVNFSYIDGDEYVFMDDEDFTPYNFKKEQIEDELLFIPEGGMPGMQVLTMDGQLLALELPQTVDMEIVETAPSIKGASASARNKPAVMSTGLSIQVPEYISPGEKIRIHIAERRYMGRAD; this comes from the coding sequence ATGGCAAGAGCTAACGAAATTAAACGTGGTATGGCAGTCAACCTCAACGGCAAATTGCTGCTGGTGAAAGATATTGATGTGCAAAGCCCGAGCGCCCGTGGCGCAAGTACGCTGTATAAAATGCGTTTTTCTGACGTGCGTACCGGCTTAAAAGTGGAAGAGCGTTTTAAGGGCGATGAGATCCTCGATACCATCACCCTGACCCGCCGCACGGTGAATTTCTCTTACATCGATGGCGACGAATATGTCTTTATGGATGATGAAGATTTCACCCCATACAACTTCAAGAAAGAGCAGATCGAAGATGAATTGCTGTTTATTCCTGAAGGCGGTATGCCGGGTATGCAGGTGTTAACGATGGACGGTCAATTGCTGGCATTAGAGTTGCCACAGACGGTTGATATGGAAATTGTGGAGACCGCACCGAGCATCAAAGGGGCATCAGCCAGCGCCCGTAACAAACCGGCAGTGATGAGCACCGGCCTATCTATTCAGGTGCCTGAATATATCAGCCCAGGTGAGAAAATCCGTATTCATATTGCAGAACGTCGCTATATGGGTCGCGCAGACTGA
- the uxuA gene encoding mannonate dehydratase, with product MEQTWRWYGPNDPVSLDDIRQAGATGVVTALHHIPNGEVWPVSEIKQRQAELAAKNLVWSVVESVPIHEEIKTHSGNYQQHIENYQQTLHNLAACGIDTVCYNFMPVLDWTRTDLEYQLPDGSKALRFDQIAFATFELHILKRPGAVNDYTAEEQAQAADYFDAMSEADIAKLTGNIIAGLPGAEEGYTLDQFRARLAEYDGIDKAQLRENMAYFLRAIIPVAEQVGLRMAVHPDDPPRPILGLPRIVSTIEDMQWLKETVDSIHNGFTMCTGSYGVRADNDLVKMIETFGDRIHFTHLRSTCREGNPKTFHEGGHLQGDVDMYSVVKAILTEEQRRQAAGDMRPIPMRPDHGHQMLDDLHKKTNPGYSAIGRLKGLAEVRGVELALKRAFFPELK from the coding sequence ATGGAACAAACATGGCGTTGGTATGGCCCCAATGATCCGGTGTCGTTAGATGATATCCGTCAAGCTGGCGCAACCGGAGTAGTGACTGCATTGCATCATATCCCGAATGGTGAAGTCTGGCCGGTGAGTGAAATCAAACAACGGCAGGCTGAATTAGCGGCTAAAAATTTGGTGTGGTCGGTCGTGGAAAGTGTGCCTATTCACGAAGAGATCAAAACTCACAGCGGTAACTATCAGCAACATATTGAAAACTATCAACAAACGCTGCATAACCTTGCTGCCTGTGGTATTGATACCGTGTGCTACAACTTTATGCCTGTGCTGGACTGGACACGAACGGATCTGGAATATCAATTGCCGGACGGCTCCAAAGCATTGCGTTTTGATCAGATAGCTTTTGCCACCTTTGAGCTGCATATCCTGAAACGTCCCGGTGCCGTCAATGACTACACGGCTGAAGAGCAGGCGCAAGCGGCAGACTATTTCGATGCCATGTCTGAGGCGGATATCGCCAAACTGACTGGCAATATTATTGCCGGGCTGCCGGGCGCTGAAGAGGGCTATACACTGGATCAATTCCGCGCGCGTCTGGCAGAGTATGACGGCATTGATAAAGCGCAACTGCGTGAAAACATGGCTTATTTCTTACGGGCAATTATCCCGGTTGCGGAACAAGTCGGGCTGCGTATGGCGGTACACCCAGATGATCCACCGCGCCCAATACTTGGCCTGCCGCGTATTGTTTCCACCATCGAAGATATGCAGTGGCTGAAAGAGACCGTCGATAGCATTCATAACGGTTTTACTATGTGTACCGGTTCTTATGGTGTGCGTGCCGATAATGATTTGGTGAAAATGATCGAAACCTTTGGTGATCGCATTCACTTTACTCATTTGCGCTCTACTTGCCGAGAAGGGAATCCAAAAACCTTCCATGAAGGCGGCCATTTGCAAGGTGATGTTGACATGTACTCCGTGGTTAAAGCGATTTTAACCGAAGAGCAACGTCGTCAAGCGGCGGGTGACATGCGCCCGATCCCAATGCGACCCGATCATGGTCACCAGATGTTGGATGATTTGCATAAGAAAACCAATCCGGGTTACTCGGCGATTGGCCGCTTAAAAGGGTTGGCTGAAGTGCGCGGCGTGGAGTTGGCGTTGAAGCGGGCGTTCTTCCCAGAGCTGAAATAA
- a CDS encoding mannitol dehydrogenase family protein, with the protein MNTIANSTLPASVQLPTYDRTALKSRIVHIGFGAFHRAHQALLTDRVLNKQGGDWGICEVSLFGGDVLIQNLRQQDHLFSVLEKGAQGNQAVIVGAVCESVHARLDGVMQVLEKLAEPQVAIVSLTITEKGYCIEPGTGQLDLQNEFVRADLAIPDAPSSAPGILVEALRLRRLRGLPPFTVLSCDNIPENGHIVKNAVLGLATARDPELARWISQNVTFPNTMVDRIVPAATAETLQEIAETLGVADPCGIACEPFIQWVVEDKFVAGRPDWQVAGVQLVDDVLPFEEMKLRMLNGSHSYLSYLGYLAGYQHINDCMADDNYRLTARRLMMDEQAPTLRVTGVDLNAYADQLIERYCNPALKHRTWQIAMDGSQKLPQRMLDSVRWHLQHGGTYPCLALGIAGWMRYVSGVDDNGQAIDIRDPMADSFKQCVATSEEGVARVQSLLSLKSLFGEALPQQPEFVQAVTEAYLSLQQFGAKESVKRLAQQA; encoded by the coding sequence ATGAACACCATTGCCAACAGCACACTTCCCGCCAGCGTACAACTGCCCACTTATGATAGAACAGCGCTGAAAAGCCGTATTGTTCACATCGGTTTTGGCGCATTTCATCGCGCCCATCAGGCACTCCTCACAGACAGGGTATTGAATAAGCAAGGGGGGGACTGGGGCATTTGTGAAGTCAGCCTGTTTGGTGGCGACGTATTGATTCAAAATTTACGCCAACAAGATCATCTCTTCTCGGTGCTGGAGAAAGGCGCGCAAGGCAATCAGGCGGTGATTGTCGGTGCTGTTTGTGAGTCTGTACATGCGCGTTTAGATGGCGTCATGCAGGTGCTGGAAAAATTAGCCGAACCCCAAGTGGCTATCGTTTCGCTGACCATCACTGAAAAAGGCTACTGCATCGAACCGGGCACGGGCCAACTGGACCTGCAAAATGAGTTTGTCCGCGCAGACTTGGCAATACCTGATGCCCCGAGCTCCGCTCCGGGTATTTTGGTTGAGGCGCTCCGCCTGCGCCGCTTACGAGGTCTGCCACCCTTTACCGTGCTCTCTTGCGATAATATTCCGGAAAACGGCCACATCGTCAAAAATGCGGTACTGGGCTTGGCAACCGCACGTGACCCCGAACTGGCCCGTTGGATCAGCCAAAATGTCACCTTCCCTAATACCATGGTAGACCGCATTGTTCCGGCAGCAACCGCAGAGACATTGCAGGAGATCGCCGAAACTTTGGGTGTTGCTGACCCTTGTGGCATTGCTTGTGAGCCGTTCATTCAGTGGGTGGTTGAGGACAAATTTGTGGCGGGCCGCCCTGATTGGCAAGTGGCTGGCGTGCAGTTGGTGGATGACGTTTTGCCGTTTGAAGAGATGAAACTGCGCATGCTGAATGGCAGCCACTCCTATCTCTCCTATCTGGGTTATTTGGCGGGTTATCAACACATTAATGATTGCATGGCTGACGATAATTATCGTCTGACCGCACGTCGCTTGATGATGGATGAACAAGCGCCGACCTTGCGTGTCACGGGTGTTGACCTTAATGCCTACGCGGATCAATTGATCGAGCGCTACTGCAATCCGGCGCTAAAACACCGCACCTGGCAGATAGCCATGGATGGCAGCCAGAAATTACCACAACGGATGCTGGACTCCGTGCGTTGGCACTTACAACATGGCGGAACCTATCCTTGCCTGGCATTAGGTATCGCCGGTTGGATGCGTTATGTCAGTGGTGTGGATGATAACGGTCAGGCTATTGATATCCGTGACCCAATGGCTGACAGCTTCAAACAATGTGTCGCCACCAGTGAAGAGGGGGTTGCTCGCGTACAAAGTTTGCTCTCGCTGAAGTCGCTGTTTGGTGAAGCCTTGCCACAGCAGCCCGAATTTGTGCAGGCGGTCACAGAGGCTTATCTCAGCTTGCAACAATTTGGCGCGAAAGAGAGTGTAAAACGGCTGGCGCAGCAGGCTTAA
- a CDS encoding YkgJ family cysteine cluster protein → MECRSDCGACCIAPSISSPIPGMPFGKPANTRCLHLDDQMRCAIFHSPDRPAVCGSLQALREMCFDTREQALVYLIKLEAETAP, encoded by the coding sequence ATGGAGTGTCGCTCAGATTGCGGTGCCTGCTGTATTGCTCCTTCTATTTCCAGCCCGATCCCCGGAATGCCGTTCGGCAAGCCCGCCAATACCCGTTGCCTGCACTTAGATGACCAGATGCGCTGCGCTATTTTTCACTCGCCAGATCGCCCAGCGGTTTGCGGCAGCCTGCAAGCCCTGCGGGAGATGTGTTTTGATACCCGCGAACAGGCTCTGGTCTATTTGATCAAATTGGAAGCAGAGACCGCGCCTTAA
- a CDS encoding CobW family GTP-binding protein: MTKTNLITGFLGCGKTTTIRHLLSQKPEHEKWAVLVNEFGEIGIDGALLADSGAVLKEIPGGCMCCVNGLPMQVGLNMLLQQTKPDRLLIEPTGLGHPKQILSLLTSDTYLPWIDLRATLSLLDARQLSEPRYTENENFRDQLAAADIIVANKQDTYSAVDYAALQQWHDQQPASRPLYYAEQGKIDIALLDTPHSNHDELPDGAHHHSSSRQKGLAALSLKGTEPWRRALNQGQDYLSCGWVFNADTVFDTIPLLEWVRLNPVERVKGVMRIAEGTLVVNRQGADLQIETRQIPPLDSRIELISATEADWNKLQHELLNIRLCKGV; encoded by the coding sequence ATGACAAAAACAAACTTGATTACCGGCTTTTTGGGCTGCGGTAAAACCACCACTATTCGCCATTTGCTGTCACAGAAGCCAGAACATGAAAAATGGGCGGTTCTGGTCAATGAATTCGGTGAAATTGGTATTGATGGTGCGCTACTCGCAGACAGTGGTGCGGTATTAAAAGAGATACCGGGGGGGTGCATGTGTTGCGTTAATGGATTGCCGATGCAAGTGGGCTTGAATATGTTGCTGCAACAAACCAAACCCGATCGGCTGTTAATCGAGCCGACGGGGTTGGGCCATCCCAAACAGATATTGTCATTATTAACTTCCGACACTTATCTGCCATGGATTGATTTACGCGCCACCCTTAGCCTGCTAGATGCCCGCCAGTTGAGTGAGCCTCGTTACACGGAGAATGAGAATTTCCGTGATCAATTAGCTGCCGCCGATATTATCGTGGCAAATAAGCAAGATACCTATAGCGCAGTAGATTACGCCGCACTACAGCAATGGCATGATCAACAGCCCGCTTCACGCCCACTCTATTATGCTGAACAGGGGAAAATTGATATTGCCCTGCTCGATACGCCACACAGTAATCATGATGAATTACCTGATGGTGCACATCATCACAGCTCGTCGCGACAAAAAGGGCTAGCAGCATTAAGTTTAAAAGGCACTGAGCCTTGGCGTCGGGCGTTAAATCAAGGTCAAGATTATCTGAGTTGTGGCTGGGTATTTAATGCTGATACTGTGTTTGATACGATTCCACTCTTGGAGTGGGTGCGATTAAATCCCGTGGAGCGAGTCAAAGGGGTGATGCGTATTGCCGAGGGTACTCTGGTGGTTAATCGCCAAGGGGCTGATTTGCAAATCGAGACACGCCAAATCCCCCCATTAGATAGCCGAATTGAACTGATTAGTGCAACTGAAGCCGACTGGAACAAATTACAGCATGAATTACTGAATATTCGGTTATGTAAAGGGGTATAA
- a CDS encoding phosphatase PAP2 family protein: protein MTRRHLPTILLLNVLGIALFLSWYIPVNHGYWFKIDSAIFFYFNQHLLSSPSFLHLVAITNNRAFDVISLMCMGALYFYFYMKETSAGRRRLIVTGFVMLLTAVVLNQLGHLLPVSHPSPTLTFENINRVSELTGIPTKDASSDSFPGDHGMMLMIFACFMLRYFSRGAFAIASLIVVIFSLPRVMIGAHWFTDIAVGSLSVVLVGTSWILLTPLSDKLINAINRRLPGANSQ from the coding sequence ATGACCCGTCGTCATTTACCGACAATACTACTGCTCAACGTACTCGGGATAGCTCTATTTTTATCCTGGTATATCCCTGTGAATCACGGTTATTGGTTTAAAATAGATTCGGCAATATTCTTCTATTTTAACCAACACCTGCTCTCCAGCCCTTCATTCCTGCATTTGGTGGCGATCACCAATAATCGCGCTTTTGATGTTATTTCGCTGATGTGTATGGGGGCGCTCTACTTTTACTTCTATATGAAGGAGACATCTGCTGGCCGCCGCCGTCTGATCGTCACGGGATTTGTTATGCTGTTGACCGCCGTTGTCCTTAATCAATTAGGTCATCTGCTGCCAGTGTCGCATCCCAGCCCGACACTGACATTTGAGAATATCAATCGCGTCAGTGAATTAACGGGTATCCCGACCAAAGATGCCTCGAGCGACAGCTTCCCCGGTGACCATGGCATGATGTTGATGATTTTTGCCTGCTTTATGTTGCGCTATTTTTCTCGTGGAGCCTTTGCCATCGCCTCACTGATCGTGGTTATCTTCTCGTTGCCACGGGTAATGATTGGAGCGCATTGGTTCACTGATATTGCTGTCGGCTCGCTCTCGGTCGTGCTAGTGGGGACAAGTTGGATATTACTGACGCCATTAAGCGATAAGCTAATTAATGCCATCAACCGCCGTTTGCCTGGGGCAAATAGCCAGTAG
- a CDS encoding GntR family transcriptional regulator, with translation MRLYQEVGGRLREAIVSGQYHVGDRLPPERDIAENFSVSRSVVREALIMLELEKLVEVRKGSGVYVVNVPEQLAEGESAVSADRGYGPFELLQARQLLESEVAAFAAMQATKADIIKMRQAIEQEKTALAAGAVDESADELFHCLLAQSTQNSVLANMVAEAWQARKNSAMWQGAHSHTLDFSYRWQWLEDHQKILQAVLRRDSKAAKQAMWQHLENVKLKLLELSDADHPDFDGYLFESAPYQLEE, from the coding sequence ATGCGGTTATATCAGGAAGTGGGCGGTCGGCTGCGAGAGGCGATTGTCAGCGGGCAATACCATGTGGGCGATCGTTTACCGCCTGAACGAGATATTGCTGAAAATTTTAGTGTCAGTCGCAGTGTGGTGCGTGAAGCGCTGATCATGCTGGAGCTGGAGAAGTTGGTTGAGGTGCGCAAAGGCTCCGGGGTGTATGTGGTTAATGTGCCTGAGCAGCTTGCCGAAGGTGAGTCCGCCGTGTCAGCCGACAGAGGTTACGGCCCCTTTGAGCTACTGCAAGCCCGCCAACTGCTGGAGAGTGAAGTCGCCGCCTTTGCCGCCATGCAGGCCACCAAGGCGGATATCATCAAAATGCGTCAGGCCATTGAGCAGGAAAAAACAGCCTTGGCCGCCGGGGCGGTAGATGAGAGTGCAGATGAGCTGTTTCATTGTCTGTTAGCGCAATCGACACAAAATAGCGTGCTAGCCAATATGGTGGCTGAGGCTTGGCAAGCGCGAAAAAATAGCGCGATGTGGCAGGGCGCTCACAGCCATACTCTTGATTTCAGCTACCGCTGGCAATGGCTGGAAGATCATCAGAAAATCCTGCAAGCGGTATTGCGTCGTGACAGTAAAGCGGCCAAGCAGGCCATGTGGCAACATTTGGAAAATGTAAAACTGAAATTGTTGGAGCTATCTGATGCAGACCATCCAGACTTCGACGGCTATCTGTTTGAGTCAGCGCCGTATCAGCTTGAAGAGTAG
- the mepS gene encoding bifunctional murein DD-endopeptidase/murein LD-carboxypeptidase produces MVKSQPIMRYILRVIPAVAVAVMLSACSSPQTSNLNNSQTEMRAVNDKDGLLLQASQDEFEAMVRNVDVKSKILEQYAGWKGVRYRLGGSTKRGIDCSAFVQTTFREQFGMDLPRSTSEQQDLGKKIQRTKLRPGDLVLFRAGSTGRHVGIYLGNDKFVHASTSVGVTISSLNEDYWNKRYRDGRRVLSSGSRS; encoded by the coding sequence ATGGTCAAGTCTCAACCTATTATGAGATATATTCTGCGGGTAATTCCTGCGGTTGCAGTAGCGGTAATGTTATCCGCGTGTAGTTCACCACAGACTTCGAACTTAAATAATTCGCAAACTGAGATGCGTGCAGTTAATGACAAAGATGGGCTTTTACTGCAAGCCTCTCAGGATGAATTCGAAGCAATGGTGCGCAACGTTGACGTCAAGTCGAAGATTTTAGAACAGTATGCAGGGTGGAAAGGGGTTCGTTATCGTTTAGGCGGTAGCACCAAGCGCGGGATTGATTGTTCCGCCTTTGTACAAACCACTTTCCGTGAACAATTTGGTATGGATTTACCGCGCTCGACCTCTGAGCAGCAAGATCTCGGTAAAAAAATCCAGCGAACTAAATTGCGCCCCGGTGATTTGGTGCTGTTCCGAGCAGGATCGACTGGTCGCCATGTCGGTATCTATCTAGGTAACGATAAATTTGTTCATGCCTCGACCAGTGTCGGTGTGACAATATCGAGCCTAAATGAAGATTATTGGAATAAGCGTTATCGCGATGGACGCCGAGTGCTAAGTAGCGGTTCACGCAGCTAG